A single window of Deinococcota bacterium DNA harbors:
- a CDS encoding DUF2179 domain-containing protein has translation MTLALLLSALLIFAMRIADVSLGTMRIVMLVRGRRGLAGLLGFFESLIWLLAASQVIGNLDNPLKLVAYAGGYAAGTMLGATIERWIAMGQSLLRIVTPVATPPLAPALRKAGFYVTVVNAEGRDGDVQVSFSVIPRRRMHEVLEIVRRMNPKAFVTFEEVRSLNVGPPQEALLRKSRV, from the coding sequence ATGACGCTCGCCCTCCTGCTCAGCGCCCTGCTGATCTTCGCCATGCGCATCGCCGACGTATCGCTGGGCACCATGCGCATCGTCATGCTGGTGCGCGGCCGCCGCGGTTTAGCCGGCCTCTTGGGCTTTTTCGAGTCGCTTATCTGGCTGCTGGCGGCGAGCCAGGTGATCGGCAACCTCGACAACCCGCTCAAGCTCGTCGCCTACGCCGGCGGCTACGCGGCGGGCACCATGCTCGGCGCGACCATCGAGCGCTGGATAGCCATGGGCCAGAGCCTCCTGCGCATCGTGACGCCGGTCGCTACCCCGCCGCTCGCCCCGGCCCTGCGCAAGGCGGGCTTCTACGTCACCGTCGTCAACGCCGAGGGTCGCGACGGCGACGTGCAGGTGTCGTTCAGCGTGATCCCCCGGCGGCGCATGCACGAGGTGCTCGAGATCGTCCGCCGGATGAACCCCAAGGCCTTCGTCACCTTCGAAGAGGTGCGGTCCTTGAATGTAGGCCCGCCTCAAGAGGCGCTCCTCCGCAAGTCGCGCGTGTAG
- a CDS encoding acyltransferase, protein MPWLLPRPIPAAAETTLDLFVSDLAERLDDPGLDRSETVREVLAQVMHGASYEALEQRSPIAALALDPRNITFEAEHYVATDQDKFARVKPLLWLWKSLDLTPLGQSVHSGLKIRRMLAERVFARAGKNLKIFQNVEVSVGYNITAGDEVVIHRNVLIDDIGGVELHDGASLSDYVNVYSHSHDLLESDDVTLKRTVIGKGVRVAYHATVLSGTVLSDDAMLGALALATRDLEPHAVGLGIPAKARVWKSRGGDPRFSEVEVDAHRHPKAEGVRANPDYREAFGKATKREEPA, encoded by the coding sequence ATGCCCTGGCTTCTTCCCCGCCCCATCCCCGCCGCCGCCGAGACGACCCTCGACCTGTTCGTGAGCGATCTGGCTGAGCGGCTCGACGACCCCGGCCTGGACCGCAGCGAGACGGTGCGCGAGGTGCTGGCCCAGGTCATGCACGGCGCGAGCTACGAGGCGCTCGAGCAGAGGAGCCCCATCGCCGCCCTGGCGCTGGACCCCCGCAATATCACCTTCGAGGCCGAGCACTACGTCGCCACCGACCAGGACAAGTTCGCACGGGTCAAGCCGCTGCTGTGGCTCTGGAAGAGCCTGGACCTGACGCCGCTGGGGCAGTCCGTCCACAGCGGCCTCAAGATCAGGCGGATGCTGGCCGAGCGGGTCTTTGCGAGGGCGGGCAAGAACCTCAAGATCTTCCAGAACGTCGAGGTCAGCGTCGGCTATAACATCACGGCGGGCGATGAGGTGGTGATTCACAGAAACGTGCTCATCGACGACATCGGCGGCGTCGAACTCCACGATGGCGCCAGCCTCAGCGACTACGTCAACGTCTACAGCCATTCCCACGACCTGCTCGAGTCCGACGACGTGACCCTGAAGCGCACGGTTATCGGCAAGGGCGTGCGCGTGGCCTACCACGCCACCGTCCTCTCCGGCACCGTCTTGAGCGACGACGCCATGCTGGGCGCCTTGGCCCTGGCGACCCGCGACCTCGAGCCCCACGCGGTGGGCCTGGGCATCCCCGCCAAGGCCCGGGTGTGGAAGAGCCGCGGCGGCGACCCGCGCTTCAGCGAGGTCGAGGTGGACGCTCACAGGCATCCCAAGGCCGAGGGCGTGCGCGCCAATCCGGACTACCGCGAAGCCTTCGGCAAGGCGACGAAACGAGAAGAGCCCGCCTAG
- a CDS encoding nucleotidyltransferase family protein: MTQLTPRSLPSKAAVYAGVLCEQLPNLRRRYGVVSLGLFGSYVRGKQREASDLDVLVQFDERPLSLLDLINLEHHLSDLLCVKVDLVEKKALKPQIRERILQEVVEW, translated from the coding sequence ATGACACAGCTTACACCCCGATCCTTACCCTCTAAGGCCGCTGTCTACGCTGGCGTGCTGTGCGAGCAGCTTCCCAACTTGCGAAGGCGCTACGGGGTGGTGTCACTGGGACTATTTGGCTCCTATGTGCGCGGGAAACAGCGTGAAGCTAGTGATCTGGACGTCCTTGTGCAGTTTGACGAACGCCCGCTAAGCCTGCTTGACCTCATCAACCTCGAGCATCACCTCTCGGATCTGCTCTGCGTGAAGGTGGACCTGGTGGAGAAGAAAGCTCTCAAACCGCAGATCAGGGAGCGCATTTTGCAGGAAGTCGTCGAGTGGTAA
- a CDS encoding nucleotidyltransferase domain-containing protein: protein MAGLEDIAPVLDELAEGLKTLYGKRFVGLMLFGSYARGEAKEGSDVDLLLLLHGPVDALAEIHRSEEVAWPLSLVHDLTLSLLPVNTEQSSALGSSFLTNLEHEGVRVEWCE, encoded by the coding sequence ATGGCTGGACTCGAGGACATTGCGCCGGTACTAGACGAGCTTGCCGAGGGGCTGAAAACGCTCTATGGCAAGCGCTTTGTCGGGCTGATGCTTTTCGGCTCCTACGCGCGGGGCGAGGCCAAGGAAGGGAGCGATGTGGATTTGCTGCTGCTCTTGCACGGTCCCGTGGACGCTCTTGCTGAAATCCACCGTTCGGAAGAGGTGGCCTGGCCTCTCTCGCTGGTGCACGATCTGACGCTAAGTTTGCTGCCCGTGAACACCGAGCAATCTTCAGCCTTGGGCTCGAGCTTTCTGACGAACCTCGAGCACGAAGGGGTTCGTGTAGAGTGGTGCGAATGA
- a CDS encoding UPF0175 family protein, producing the protein MIVQLEIPEVLHEALGPEPQKEVLEAILLKLINDDRLSIGMAGKILGLDRLGAIQWYTGHGHHYPNIDAEDFAHDLNFANRK; encoded by the coding sequence ATGATCGTACAGTTAGAAATACCCGAAGTGCTGCATGAAGCGCTTGGCCCAGAGCCACAAAAAGAGGTTCTAGAGGCGATCTTGCTCAAGCTTATCAACGATGATCGCCTGAGCATTGGGATGGCCGGCAAAATTTTGGGGCTTGATCGCTTGGGGGCGATTCAGTGGTATACAGGCCACGGCCATCATTACCCCAACATCGACGCCGAAGACTTTGCCCATGACCTCAACTTCGCAAACCGGAAGTGA
- a CDS encoding DUF3368 domain-containing protein, with protein sequence MTSTSQTGSDPAVLAVFDTGPLIYLDILGYTSLLEKLYQVVIPPAVVAELRQKPGRPGGGVPGLTWVKQQRPKRKTLRRVHRELTADPGKEEVIALALDLASWVVIDERRGRAYASNVGLRLTGTLGILLDIHKSGLAGRTISTELNLLDANGMHISSQLKQLVLDQVTTK encoded by the coding sequence ATGACCTCAACTTCGCAAACCGGAAGTGACCCCGCTGTCCTCGCCGTTTTCGATACCGGACCACTCATATACCTGGATATCCTAGGATACACCTCACTGCTTGAAAAGCTGTACCAGGTGGTGATCCCGCCTGCCGTCGTGGCTGAGCTGCGGCAAAAGCCAGGTAGGCCGGGAGGCGGCGTGCCCGGCCTGACCTGGGTCAAGCAGCAAAGACCAAAGCGCAAAACACTGCGGCGCGTGCATAGAGAACTGACTGCCGACCCAGGAAAAGAGGAGGTTATCGCTCTAGCGCTGGACCTGGCATCGTGGGTTGTGATTGATGAGCGACGGGGCAGGGCCTATGCGAGCAACGTCGGCCTGCGACTGACAGGGACATTGGGAATTTTGCTCGACATTCACAAATCCGGACTGGCCGGACGCACGATTTCAACCGAGCTTAACCTTTTAGATGCTAACGGTATGCACATCTCAAGCCAATTGAAACAGCTAGTTCTGGATCAAGTGACGACGAAGTAA
- a CDS encoding type II toxin-antitoxin system VapC family toxin encodes MTYLDTSIVFAYYFPEARSARVDALYQSLAGIVISDHVELEVASAAALAERTHRLSRSDVDRALNLFDQHLLAGLYTRVHATHHAFMQARALTRHFENAIKGADALHVAVAHSGGFDLITADAKMAKVARTLGLNVTETP; translated from the coding sequence ATGACGTACCTCGACACCAGCATCGTCTTCGCCTATTACTTTCCCGAAGCGCGCAGCGCCAGGGTCGATGCACTCTACCAAAGCCTGGCGGGTATCGTTATCAGCGATCACGTCGAATTGGAAGTCGCCTCCGCGGCTGCCCTCGCCGAGCGAACCCACAGGCTTTCCCGTAGCGACGTAGACAGGGCATTAAACCTTTTCGACCAGCACCTCCTGGCGGGTTTGTACACGCGCGTGCACGCCACGCACCACGCGTTCATGCAGGCAAGGGCGCTCACCCGCCACTTTGAAAATGCCATCAAGGGTGCGGATGCGCTGCACGTCGCCGTCGCCCACTCGGGCGGCTTCGACCTCATCACCGCGGACGCTAAGATGGCAAAGGTGGCCCGGACGCTTGGTCTAAACGTCACGGAGACGCCGTAA
- a CDS encoding type II toxin-antitoxin system prevent-host-death family antitoxin, which translates to MPKFTVQDARKELGKLIVRAKAGEEIVISRYGKDEVRLLAVTSDTDTFPDLSGFRNSMTVNGGDDLGDIVKEMREEAPY; encoded by the coding sequence ATGCCCAAATTTACTGTGCAAGACGCGAGAAAGGAGCTTGGCAAGCTCATCGTGCGCGCCAAAGCTGGCGAGGAGATCGTTATCTCCCGCTATGGCAAAGACGAGGTAAGGCTTCTTGCCGTTACGAGTGACACCGACACGTTCCCCGACCTGAGCGGGTTTCGCAACAGCATGACCGTTAATGGCGGCGACGATCTTGGCGACATCGTCAAGGAAATGCGTGAGGAAGCTCCCTACTGA